A single region of the Streptomyces sp. NBC_00236 genome encodes:
- a CDS encoding protein kinase domain-containing protein, whose translation MAPEPEANGGGVPDGTDSWGVGGVVGDGRYRLTGRLGRGGMAEVFAAEDVRLGRTVAVKLLRSDLAEDPVSKARFTREAQSVAGLNHHAVVAVYDSGEDTVAGQTVPYIVMELVEGRTIRDLLLNAEAPPPEQALIIVSGVLEALAYSHQHGIVHRDIKPANVIITHSGAVKVMDFGIARALHGAQSTMTQTGMVMGTPQYLSPEQALGKAVDHRSDLYATGCLLYELLALRPPFTGETPLSVVYQHVQDIPVPPSEISNGAVPPELDGLVMRSLAKDPDDRFQSAEEMRGLVQYSLQMLQVQGGHTGTWNTGPVVLNDGSGTPPRGMTGATRAMGGYQQHGDTSQGPILPPMNPDDGGYDGGSTRQGGGGRGKLWLFVVLALIAIGVGVAFAVNAANGKGEKPKEPVTSTSTTPSPTETSPSPTEEETTRDTEQPGNSTGDQQEQPTYRPSYTPSYTPSETADPTPTDTEPTETSTSGTSEGNTDEGTSSGTDEGASSGTDEGTSSGTDEGTSTGTDAGTGTDAGTTTTGAAAGAAAGAGGGTTP comes from the coding sequence ATGGCACCCGAACCCGAAGCAAACGGCGGCGGAGTTCCGGATGGCACCGACTCCTGGGGCGTCGGCGGTGTCGTCGGCGACGGACGTTACCGGCTGACCGGCCGCCTCGGGCGGGGCGGTATGGCCGAGGTCTTCGCGGCCGAGGACGTCCGGCTGGGACGTACGGTCGCGGTGAAACTGCTGCGCTCCGATCTTGCCGAGGACCCGGTCTCCAAGGCCCGGTTCACGCGCGAGGCGCAGTCGGTCGCCGGACTCAACCACCATGCGGTCGTGGCGGTGTACGACTCCGGCGAGGACACCGTGGCCGGCCAGACCGTCCCGTACATCGTCATGGAGCTGGTCGAGGGCCGCACCATCCGCGACCTGCTCCTCAATGCCGAAGCCCCGCCTCCCGAGCAGGCGTTGATCATCGTCTCCGGGGTGCTGGAGGCGCTCGCCTACTCGCACCAGCACGGGATCGTGCACCGGGACATCAAGCCCGCCAACGTGATCATCACGCACTCCGGTGCGGTCAAGGTGATGGACTTCGGCATCGCCCGTGCGCTGCACGGCGCGCAGTCGACGATGACCCAGACCGGCATGGTCATGGGCACGCCGCAGTACCTCTCCCCCGAGCAGGCGCTGGGCAAGGCCGTCGACCACCGCTCCGACCTGTACGCCACCGGCTGTCTGCTGTACGAACTCCTCGCGCTGCGGCCCCCGTTCACCGGCGAGACGCCGCTGTCGGTGGTGTACCAGCACGTCCAGGACATTCCGGTTCCGCCCTCGGAGATCTCGAACGGGGCGGTGCCGCCGGAGCTCGACGGGCTCGTCATGCGTTCGCTGGCGAAGGACCCGGACGACCGGTTCCAGAGCGCCGAGGAGATGCGCGGGCTGGTCCAGTACAGCCTGCAGATGCTCCAGGTGCAGGGCGGTCACACCGGTACGTGGAACACCGGCCCGGTCGTGCTGAACGACGGCTCCGGCACCCCGCCCCGGGGCATGACCGGTGCCACCCGGGCCATGGGGGGCTACCAGCAGCACGGGGACACGTCGCAGGGCCCGATCCTGCCGCCGATGAACCCGGACGACGGCGGCTACGACGGCGGCAGCACCCGGCAGGGCGGTGGCGGCCGCGGCAAGCTGTGGCTGTTCGTCGTGCTCGCCCTGATCGCGATCGGTGTGGGTGTCGCCTTCGCGGTCAACGCGGCGAACGGCAAGGGCGAGAAGCCCAAGGAGCCGGTCACCTCGACGTCCACCACCCCTTCTCCGACGGAGACATCGCCTTCGCCGACCGAGGAGGAGACGACGCGGGACACCGAGCAGCCGGGCAACTCCACGGGTGACCAGCAGGAGCAGCCCACGTACCGCCCCTCGTACACCCCGTCGTACACCCCGAGCGAGACGGCCGATCCGACGCCCACGGACACGGAGCCGACCGAGACGTCCACGTCGGGCACGAGCGAGGGCAACACGGACGAGGGGACCAGCTCGGGCACGGACGAGGGGGCCAGCTCGGGCACGGACGAGGGCACCAGCTCGGGCACGGACGAAGGCACCAGCACGGGCACGGACGCGGGCACGGGCACGGACGCCGGAACCACCACCACCGGCGCCGCCGCCGGAGCCGCCGCGGGCGCCGGTGGTGGCACCACCCCGTAA